In Zingiber officinale cultivar Zhangliang chromosome 8B, Zo_v1.1, whole genome shotgun sequence, a single genomic region encodes these proteins:
- the LOC122014943 gene encoding uncharacterized protein LOC122014943 encodes MKQQQRPPTELVNSSTFLMSPGVNHPMKPPSNQNTSNNYDLLSCWRDQGKNLVEIVGNRLSRPSHLDNPTAYYPQNPLLSRDDYWPPIPHTSRKRGTTSTSFMDIRSSDSYSEKRNIKGCRGNNGVCFSLGLVSTSNSRSIGNPAYCQYDCPNFGLQHNQKSSDNVSSSNGVLFYNFLSPGPTRNEKRPSVMREPLVGGIDLDRKL; translated from the exons ATGAAGCAGCAACAGAGGCCACCAACTGAACTG GTGAATTCTTCGACATTTCTCATGTCACCTGGAGTGAATCATCCCATGAAACCCCCTTCAAACCAAAATACCTCTAACAATTACGACTTGCTTTCTTGTTGGAGAGATCAGGGAAAG AATTTAGTAGAAATAGTTGGCAACAGGCTGTCTCGCCCTTCTCATCTCGACAATCCCACGGCTTATTACCCTCAAAATCCTTTGCTCTCCAGAGATGATTACTGGCCACCAATTCCGCACACTTCACGAAAAAG AGGAACCACTTCAACTTCCTTCATGGACATAAGGAGTTCGGATAGTTATAGTGAGAAAAGGAACATAAAAGGTTGCAGGGGTAATAATGGTGTTTGTTTTAGCTTAGGTTTGGTCTCCACATCGAATTCGCGATCTATTGGCAACCCTGCGTATTGTCAGTATGATTGTCCTAATTTCGGCTTGCAACATAATCAG AAAAGCTCGGACAATGTCTCTTCATCTAATGGAGTACTGTTCTATAATTTCCTGTCTCCTGGTCCAACTAGAAATGAGAAAAGACCATCTGTGATGAGAGAACCACTAGTTGGTGGAATTGATCTCGACCGGAAACTTTAG